Proteins from one Ardenticatena maritima genomic window:
- the cobM gene encoding precorrin-4 C(11)-methyltransferase, with translation MTHMPHPGTVYFIGAGPGAPDLLTLRARAVLAEATLVLYADSLVHPDVLAFAPPTARIEGTSGLTLPDIIAAMVEEARRGGVVARLHSGDPAVYGAIAEQMHALDAAGVPYEIVPGVSSLFAAAARIKRELTMPGVAQSIILTRAAGRTGLPRNESLQAFAAHGATLAIFLSVSRIQQVVDDLLASGGYTPETPVAVVYRATWEDEQVVRGTLATIAEQVRAAGFTRQALILVGDVLGDAPPPATSHLYAPDWRHRFRPHGAPIKRPVRRGDSFSAATHIVALSRDGSRLARTLADALDGCAWVPRRFADDEPRVQPYDERARDLVAHLWTQSRRLVLIMPVGAATRLIAPHLRDKQHDPAVVVCDDTGRFVIPLVGGHLGGANTLATTIAAHLHATPVITTASDLRGVPALDLLGRERGWRIAPESALTHAAAALVNGERIGLFVEPDLPDEAAFLTQALAALPPEQVQRVETPADLLDPAYAAVVLVSHRLRAEWQSLRGRGVLYRPPVLVVGVGCRRGVPAEELEAAVQTVLARHGLAADALKAVATAAIKADEAGIRRLAERWRVPLCIVEHDDLRALDAPFSPSAAARFGLPGVAEPAAVAVAQGALLVPKQRFKRCTVAVALAQSEGRGICASIS, from the coding sequence ATGACCCACATGCCGCATCCCGGCACCGTCTATTTCATCGGCGCAGGTCCCGGCGCGCCCGACCTGCTGACCCTGCGCGCGCGCGCCGTGCTCGCCGAAGCCACCCTTGTGCTCTACGCCGACAGCCTGGTGCATCCCGACGTGCTGGCGTTTGCACCGCCGACCGCACGCATCGAAGGCACCAGCGGGCTGACATTGCCCGACATCATCGCCGCCATGGTGGAAGAAGCCCGCCGCGGCGGTGTTGTGGCGCGTTTGCACAGCGGCGACCCCGCCGTGTACGGTGCGATTGCCGAGCAAATGCACGCCCTGGACGCCGCCGGTGTGCCCTACGAGATTGTGCCCGGCGTTTCCAGCCTCTTCGCCGCCGCCGCCCGCATCAAACGGGAATTGACCATGCCCGGCGTCGCGCAATCCATCATTTTGACCCGCGCCGCCGGCCGAACCGGTTTGCCGCGCAACGAATCGTTGCAGGCGTTTGCCGCCCACGGCGCGACCCTGGCGATTTTCCTCAGCGTGAGCCGTATCCAGCAGGTGGTGGACGACCTTCTGGCGTCCGGCGGCTACACGCCCGAAACGCCCGTGGCGGTGGTCTATCGCGCCACGTGGGAAGATGAGCAAGTGGTGCGCGGCACGTTAGCCACCATCGCCGAACAGGTGCGCGCCGCCGGCTTCACCCGCCAGGCGCTCATCCTCGTGGGCGACGTTCTGGGCGACGCACCGCCGCCCGCCACTTCGCACCTCTACGCTCCCGATTGGCGGCATCGCTTTCGCCCCCATGGCGCGCCCATCAAGCGACCGGTGCGCCGCGGCGACTCGTTCTCCGCCGCAACGCACATCGTCGCCCTCAGCCGCGACGGAAGCCGTCTGGCGCGAACCCTGGCGGACGCGCTGGATGGGTGCGCGTGGGTTCCCCGCCGTTTCGCCGACGACGAGCCCCGCGTTCAGCCCTACGACGAACGCGCGCGCGACCTTGTGGCGCATCTCTGGACGCAGAGCCGCCGCCTGGTGCTCATCATGCCGGTGGGCGCGGCGACGCGCCTCATCGCGCCGCACCTGCGCGACAAACAGCACGACCCCGCCGTGGTGGTCTGCGACGATACGGGGCGTTTCGTCATCCCGCTGGTGGGGGGGCACTTGGGCGGCGCGAACACCCTGGCGACCACCATCGCCGCGCATCTGCACGCTACCCCCGTCATCACCACAGCGAGCGATTTGCGCGGCGTGCCCGCACTCGACCTGTTGGGGCGCGAGCGTGGCTGGCGCATCGCGCCGGAGAGCGCCCTCACCCATGCCGCCGCGGCGCTGGTCAACGGGGAGCGGATCGGGCTCTTTGTCGAACCCGATTTGCCGGACGAAGCCGCGTTCCTCACACAGGCGTTGGCGGCGTTGCCGCCCGAACAGGTGCAGAGGGTTGAAACGCCCGCCGACCTGCTCGACCCCGCCTATGCCGCGGTGGTGCTGGTCAGCCACCGTTTGCGCGCCGAGTGGCAATCCTTGCGCGGGCGGGGCGTGCTCTATCGCCCGCCCGTGCTGGTGGTGGGGGTGGGGTGTCGGCGGGGCGTGCCGGCGGAAGAACTCGAAGCCGCCGTGCAAACCGTGCTCGCCCGGCACGGGCTCGCCGCCGACGCCCTCAAAGCGGTTGCCACCGCCGCCATCAAAGCCGACGAAGCCGGCATCCGCCGGTTGGCGGAGCGGTGGCGCGTGCCTTTGTGCATTGTCGAACACGACGACTTGCGGGCGCTGGACGCGCCGTTTTCACCCAGCGCCGCCGCGCGCTTTGGCTTGCCCGGCGTTGCCGAACCAGCCGCGGTTGCCGTGGCGCAAGGCGCGTTGCTGGTGCCCAAACAGCGTTTCAAGCGGTGTACGGTGGCGGTCGCGTTGGCGCAATCCGAAGGGAGGGGCATATGCGCATCCATCTCGTGA
- the cobI gene encoding precorrin-2 C(20)-methyltransferase: MTATLTAVGVGPGDPELLTVKAVRVLDHADVVFVPRSRDGEESLALRIARPWLRADQRIVELPLPMTRDMDALRAAWRTAADTIAATLGDGAGAYILLGDPLLYGTFIYIAAALRERHPHIALRVVPGVPSFSAAAARAFFPLATTNNRVAILPASYETDAAALRRLLADFDTVILLKVGPVLPRIVAALREAGLLAHTIYAERVGMPEERIIHDITALPDAPAPYLSLLIVRRPEAERSETP; the protein is encoded by the coding sequence ATGACAGCCACACTCACCGCCGTAGGTGTTGGACCCGGCGACCCCGAATTGCTGACCGTGAAAGCCGTGCGCGTGCTCGACCACGCCGACGTGGTCTTTGTGCCGCGCAGTCGCGACGGTGAAGAGAGCCTGGCGTTGCGCATTGCGCGCCCCTGGTTGCGCGCCGACCAGCGCATCGTTGAACTTCCCTTGCCCATGACCCGCGACATGGACGCCCTGCGCGCCGCCTGGCGCACCGCCGCCGACACCATTGCCGCGACGTTGGGCGACGGAGCGGGCGCGTACATCTTGCTGGGCGACCCTCTGCTCTATGGCACTTTCATCTACATTGCCGCGGCACTGCGTGAGCGCCATCCACACATCGCCTTGCGTGTTGTGCCCGGCGTTCCGTCGTTTTCCGCTGCGGCGGCGCGCGCCTTTTTCCCGCTCGCCACCACCAACAACCGCGTTGCCATCTTGCCCGCCTCGTATGAAACCGACGCCGCCGCCCTGCGCCGCCTGCTCGCCGATTTCGACACTGTCATCCTGCTGAAAGTGGGACCCGTTTTGCCGCGCATCGTCGCGGCACTGCGCGAAGCGGGTTTGCTGGCGCACACCATCTACGCCGAGCGCGTGGGCATGCCCGAAGAGCGCATCATCCACGACATCACCGCCCTGCCCGACGCGCCCGCGCCCTACCTTTCCTTGCTCATCGTGCGGCGTCCCGAAGCAGAGAGGAGTGAGACCCCATGA
- a CDS encoding bifunctional cobalt-precorrin-7 (C(5))-methyltransferase/cobalt-precorrin-6B (C(15))-methyltransferase gives MSRVSSHQPPIHIIGVNGRADRLPPHLQTLLAQADLLVGGRRHLADAPTPHAERLPIGNNIAQVVDAVRAAWTQGRRVVVLASGDPLCYGIGATLRRFFPAEALRIHPAPSAFQLAFAALGEPWHDAALLSAHARPLADVVAQALVAPKAAILTDPVQTPAVVARALLDAGMPPDAPAAVCENLALPDERIWRGTLAAAAQTDFAPLNVFVVWQPAPPRSPEPPGIPDHLFATDARQITKREIRLLVLAELRVRPGEVVWDIGAGSGAVSIELACAVPSARCFAVERRAHMFAHLCTNLNRFPAPNVHAVLGEAPDACADWPAPHAVFIGGSGGRLAEILAAVRARLRPGGRLVCTLATLDNLYHVRRVLPTARWYQVQINHGVPIGASERLRAENPIWIVCYQHEEQP, from the coding sequence ATGAGTCGCGTGTCATCCCACCAGCCGCCCATCCACATCATCGGCGTCAACGGGCGCGCCGACCGCTTGCCCCCCCACCTGCAAACCCTGCTCGCGCAGGCGGACTTGCTGGTTGGCGGTCGGCGGCATCTGGCGGACGCCCCCACCCCCCATGCCGAGCGCCTGCCCATCGGCAACAACATCGCGCAGGTGGTGGACGCCGTCCGCGCCGCATGGACGCAGGGGCGGCGTGTGGTGGTGCTGGCGTCGGGCGACCCGCTTTGCTACGGTATCGGCGCCACACTGCGCCGCTTCTTCCCCGCCGAGGCGCTGCGCATCCATCCCGCGCCAAGCGCCTTCCAACTGGCGTTCGCCGCCCTGGGCGAACCCTGGCACGACGCCGCTTTGCTCAGCGCCCACGCCCGCCCACTCGCCGACGTGGTGGCGCAGGCGCTCGTCGCCCCCAAAGCCGCCATCCTCACCGACCCCGTGCAGACGCCCGCCGTCGTCGCCCGCGCTTTGCTGGACGCCGGCATGCCCCCCGACGCACCCGCCGCCGTCTGCGAAAACCTGGCGCTGCCCGACGAACGCATCTGGCGCGGCACACTCGCCGCCGCCGCCCAAACCGACTTTGCCCCGCTCAACGTCTTCGTGGTCTGGCAGCCTGCACCGCCGCGCTCGCCCGAACCGCCCGGCATCCCCGACCATCTGTTTGCCACCGACGCGCGCCAAATCACCAAGCGCGAAATCCGCTTGCTGGTGCTGGCGGAGTTGCGCGTGCGCCCCGGCGAGGTGGTCTGGGACATCGGCGCGGGAAGCGGCGCCGTCAGCATCGAACTGGCGTGCGCGGTGCCCTCGGCGCGCTGCTTCGCCGTTGAACGGCGGGCGCACATGTTTGCGCATCTCTGCACCAATCTGAACCGCTTTCCCGCGCCCAACGTGCACGCCGTGCTGGGCGAAGCCCCCGACGCCTGCGCCGATTGGCCTGCGCCGCACGCCGTCTTCATCGGGGGGAGCGGCGGTCGGCTGGCGGAGATTCTGGCGGCGGTGCGGGCGCGTTTGCGTCCGGGGGGGCGGCTGGTGTGCACCCTTGCCACGCTCGACAACCTCTACCACGTGCGGCGGGTGCTCCCGACCGCGCGTTGGTATCAGGTGCAAATCAACCATGGCGTGCCCATTGGCGCGTCTGAACGGTTGCGCGCCGAAAACCCCATCTGGATTGTCTGCTATCAGCACGAGGAGCAACCATGA
- a CDS encoding cobalt-precorrin-5B (C(1))-methyltransferase: MHHVPPRNKQGKRWGFTTGACATAAATAAAQALITGRPVSAVCVRLPIGFEAFFQPIAWRVSAEEAACCIIKDGGDDPDITHGTRICARVRWDTTRAAGLTIEGGVGVGRVTRPGLGLPVGGPAINPVPRRMIDDHVRAVLGDLLDRRAVEVIIEVPEGERLAQQTLNPRLGIVGGISILGTTGVVFPYSTAAWRASVVQAAEMAALSGAQHLVLATGGRSEAYARTFYPDLPENVFVEMSVFTGAALKTCAAYGVPRVSLVGMIGKLVKTAQGHMTTHVAGNQVDFAFLADICRDVGSAPALVDAVRHANTARHFLELCRAADDWRPVRRVVEEAARQCAAFVADMGARMEIEVVLVDFDGTALARARAVAEPAGEASPPPRPSRLFVERAAEGEEGCQ; this comes from the coding sequence ATGCATCACGTACCACCGCGCAACAAACAGGGCAAGCGTTGGGGCTTCACAACAGGCGCTTGCGCCACCGCCGCCGCCACCGCCGCGGCGCAGGCGCTCATCACGGGGCGTCCCGTCTCCGCTGTCTGCGTGCGCCTGCCGATTGGGTTCGAGGCGTTCTTCCAGCCGATTGCGTGGCGGGTGAGCGCCGAGGAAGCCGCTTGCTGCATCATCAAAGACGGCGGCGACGACCCCGACATCACGCACGGCACGCGCATTTGCGCCCGTGTGCGCTGGGATACGACCCGCGCCGCCGGCTTGACCATCGAGGGGGGCGTTGGGGTGGGGCGGGTGACGCGCCCTGGTCTGGGCTTGCCCGTGGGCGGTCCCGCCATCAACCCTGTGCCGCGCCGCATGATTGACGACCATGTGCGCGCTGTCCTGGGCGACCTGCTCGACCGCCGCGCTGTTGAAGTCATCATCGAAGTTCCTGAAGGGGAGCGGCTCGCCCAACAGACGCTCAACCCTCGGCTGGGCATTGTGGGGGGCATCAGCATTTTGGGCACAACGGGCGTGGTCTTTCCCTATTCGACGGCGGCATGGCGGGCGAGTGTGGTGCAGGCGGCGGAAATGGCGGCGCTGAGCGGGGCGCAGCACCTTGTGCTAGCTACCGGTGGGCGTTCGGAAGCCTACGCCCGCACTTTCTACCCCGATTTGCCCGAAAACGTCTTCGTGGAGATGAGCGTCTTCACGGGTGCGGCGTTGAAAACGTGCGCCGCCTACGGCGTGCCGCGTGTGTCGCTGGTGGGCATGATTGGCAAATTGGTGAAAACCGCCCAAGGGCACATGACCACGCACGTGGCGGGCAATCAGGTGGATTTTGCCTTTCTGGCGGACATTTGCCGGGACGTGGGAAGTGCGCCCGCGCTGGTGGACGCCGTGCGTCATGCCAACACCGCCCGCCACTTCCTGGAACTTTGCCGCGCGGCGGACGATTGGCGTCCTGTGCGCCGTGTGGTTGAAGAAGCCGCCCGCCAATGCGCCGCTTTTGTTGCCGACATGGGCGCGCGCATGGAGATTGAGGTGGTGCTGGTGGATTTCGACGGTACGGCGCTTGCCCGCGCCCGCGCTGTTGCCGAGCCTGCGGGAGAAGCGTCGCCCCCGCCGCGGCCTTCACGCCTGTTTGTCGAGCGCGCCGCTGAGGGAGAGGAGGGGTGTCAATGA
- a CDS encoding precorrin-8X methylmutase → MRKASSPQQPEQISAASFAVIRRTLQAAGVRLPPEQAPIVERIIHATADFEFAHITRFSAGAVAAGVAALQQGAPIVCDVNMVRVGLDMRRLRDLGGAAYCFVHEATTAERARCEGITRSAAGVRIAAEQGLLDGGVLVVGNAPTALFEALHLLDTERIRPALIVGVPVGFINTVESKAALMHRHDVAWIATAGRKGGSPVAVAIVNALLRLALGDAPHT, encoded by the coding sequence ATGCGCAAGGCGTCTTCACCCCAACAGCCGGAACAGATTAGCGCGGCATCGTTCGCCGTGATTCGGCGCACGTTGCAGGCGGCGGGCGTCCGCTTGCCGCCCGAACAAGCGCCCATCGTGGAGCGCATCATCCACGCCACTGCCGATTTTGAGTTCGCGCACATTACCCGTTTCAGCGCGGGCGCGGTAGCCGCAGGGGTTGCCGCCCTGCAACAGGGCGCGCCCATCGTCTGCGACGTGAACATGGTGCGCGTCGGGTTGGACATGCGCCGTCTCCGAGACCTGGGCGGGGCGGCGTACTGCTTCGTGCATGAAGCGACCACCGCCGAGCGCGCCCGTTGCGAGGGCATCACGCGCAGTGCCGCGGGTGTGCGCATCGCCGCCGAGCAAGGCTTGCTCGATGGGGGCGTGCTGGTGGTGGGGAACGCGCCTACGGCGCTCTTTGAGGCGCTGCACCTGCTGGATACGGAGCGTATTCGTCCCGCGCTGATTGTGGGCGTGCCGGTGGGGTTCATCAACACGGTTGAAAGCAAAGCCGCGCTCATGCACCGCCACGACGTGGCATGGATTGCCACCGCGGGGCGCAAAGGGGGTTCGCCGGTTGCGGTTGCCATCGTCAACGCCCTGTTGCGCCTGGCACTGGGCGACGCGCCGCATACGTGA
- a CDS encoding sirohydrochlorin chelatase, whose translation MPTVLLIAHGTRDAEGVAQFEAFARALSRYLDWPTVPCYLELADPPIIVGLREAVANGATHIIALPLFLGPAGHQKNDVPTILNWARREWPHVRIDYATPLGVHPFIVETLDDRTQAALAASTRPIPLDETAVLLVGRGSRDPDSNSNVFKLARLLWEGRGYGWVETAFYSLTAPTVPAGLERCVRLGARRIIVTPHFFFTGIILKNIARMVADAARAHPEHEFLMAEPLGADERILALVQQRLQEAMEGRAAMNCDLCKYRHRMPGFEHEHGLPQTSDHHHGLRGLDGHHHHHHHHHHHDHDHGHQH comes from the coding sequence ATGCCAACCGTCTTGTTGATTGCCCACGGAACGCGTGACGCCGAAGGCGTCGCCCAATTTGAAGCCTTTGCACGCGCCTTGTCGCGCTACCTGGATTGGCCGACCGTGCCCTGCTATCTGGAACTCGCCGACCCGCCCATCATCGTTGGCTTGCGCGAAGCCGTCGCAAACGGCGCTACCCACATCATCGCGTTGCCGCTCTTTCTTGGTCCGGCGGGGCATCAAAAGAACGACGTGCCCACCATCCTCAACTGGGCGCGCCGCGAATGGCCGCACGTGCGCATTGACTACGCCACACCGCTCGGCGTGCATCCGTTCATTGTCGAAACGCTGGACGACCGCACCCAAGCCGCCCTTGCCGCGTCCACACGCCCCATCCCGCTGGACGAGACGGCGGTCTTGCTTGTGGGGCGCGGCAGCCGCGACCCCGATTCCAACTCCAACGTCTTCAAACTGGCGCGCCTGCTCTGGGAAGGGCGCGGCTACGGCTGGGTGGAGACCGCTTTTTACAGCCTCACCGCGCCGACCGTGCCTGCCGGGCTGGAACGCTGTGTGCGGCTGGGCGCACGCCGCATCATCGTGACGCCGCACTTCTTCTTCACGGGCATCATCCTGAAAAACATCGCCCGCATGGTGGCGGACGCCGCACGTGCGCATCCCGAACACGAATTTTTGATGGCGGAACCGCTCGGCGCTGATGAGCGCATTCTCGCGCTGGTGCAACAGCGCCTGCAAGAAGCCATGGAAGGGCGCGCCGCGATGAATTGCGACCTGTGCAAATATCGCCATCGCATGCCCGGCTTCGAGCATGAGCATGGCTTGCCCCAAACCAGCGACCACCATCACGGCTTGCGGGGGCTGGACGGGCATCACCATCACCACCATCATCACCACCACCACGACCACGACCACGGGCATCAGCATTGA
- a CDS encoding ATP-binding protein, with amino-acid sequence MFDMWRWSVLLPLLRHAPPAALGAALPWLERLFAPDPVAVLANAPHWTVRWVAARRLAHTPTPSTDERAVLWRLADDRERFVREESARTLAAWWRRGVETPLPAAPTPRQWQTVLHAVVALLDAPTPSALAVAERLLATALRAPHAPQQARKEALLALARYDSHAALRVCTACDTAEWETTADIPVPPLRLAQVIGQPHAVHVIQVAARQRRFVLLVGEPGTGKSMLGEAMAELLTPHTLHDVLVLPNPEQPISPRIRTVPAGRGARLIAAAEAAVRRRLLVRRFLLALAVVGLGVAAFAARFTGAWQWVLLLAGVVWLFWRTTASPTQQAHTPRLLVRQHPRRAPFVDATGLHAGALLGDVRHDPFQSGGRETPPHHLVEAGALHQAHGGVLFIDEVGTLSRETQQHLLSAIQSRRLAITGRSPASSGSMVRTDPVPCDVVLVLAGNTDDLQRLHPALRSRMQGYGYEVHMATSMPDTPENRAALARFVAQEVARDGRIPHFTRAAVDALIAEAARRAPPGRLTLRLRELGGVVRAAGDQAVLDGAPHVEAHHVERALQVLHQTTHPEHPIKPGEKEPTCQPSC; translated from the coding sequence ATGTTTGACATGTGGCGCTGGTCGGTGCTGCTGCCGCTTCTTCGCCATGCGCCCCCCGCCGCCTTGGGGGCGGCGTTGCCCTGGCTGGAACGCCTTTTCGCACCCGACCCCGTGGCGGTTCTGGCGAACGCGCCCCATTGGACGGTGCGATGGGTTGCCGCGCGGCGGCTGGCGCACACGCCCACCCCTTCGACTGATGAGCGGGCGGTGCTGTGGCGCCTGGCGGACGACCGCGAGCGTTTTGTGCGTGAAGAAAGCGCCCGCACCCTGGCGGCTTGGTGGCGGCGCGGCGTGGAAACGCCCCTGCCCGCCGCGCCAACCCCGCGGCAGTGGCAAACCGTTCTGCATGCCGTGGTCGCCCTGCTCGACGCGCCCACGCCGTCCGCGCTCGCCGTTGCCGAGCGCCTGCTCGCCACGGCACTGCGCGCCCCGCATGCCCCCCAGCAAGCGCGGAAAGAGGCGTTGTTGGCGCTCGCCCGCTACGACAGCCACGCCGCCTTGCGCGTCTGCACCGCCTGCGACACCGCCGAGTGGGAGACCACCGCCGACATTCCCGTGCCGCCCTTGCGCCTGGCGCAGGTGATTGGTCAGCCGCACGCCGTGCATGTCATTCAGGTGGCGGCTCGCCAGCGCCGTTTTGTTCTGCTGGTGGGGGAACCGGGCACGGGCAAAAGCATGCTGGGCGAAGCCATGGCGGAACTGCTGACCCCCCACACCTTGCATGACGTGCTAGTGCTCCCCAACCCGGAGCAACCCATCAGCCCGCGCATCCGCACCGTTCCCGCCGGGCGCGGCGCGCGTCTCATCGCCGCCGCCGAAGCCGCCGTGCGTCGTCGGCTGCTGGTGCGCCGCTTTCTGCTGGCGCTGGCGGTGGTGGGGCTGGGCGTCGCGGCGTTTGCCGCCCGTTTCACGGGGGCGTGGCAGTGGGTGCTGCTGCTGGCGGGCGTGGTGTGGCTTTTCTGGCGCACCACGGCATCGCCGACCCAGCAAGCGCATACGCCCCGCCTGCTGGTACGCCAGCACCCCCGCCGTGCGCCCTTTGTGGACGCCACCGGCTTGCACGCCGGCGCCCTGCTGGGCGACGTGCGGCACGACCCCTTCCAGTCCGGGGGGCGCGAAACACCACCCCACCATCTGGTGGAAGCGGGCGCGCTCCATCAGGCGCATGGGGGCGTGCTCTTCATTGACGAAGTGGGCACGCTTTCGCGTGAAACCCAGCAACACCTGCTCAGCGCCATCCAGTCGCGGCGACTGGCGATTACCGGGCGCTCCCCCGCATCGAGTGGGAGCATGGTGCGCACCGACCCCGTGCCCTGCGACGTGGTGCTGGTGCTGGCGGGCAACACCGACGACTTGCAGCGCCTGCATCCTGCTTTGCGTTCGCGCATGCAGGGCTACGGCTACGAAGTCCACATGGCGACGAGCATGCCCGACACGCCCGAAAACCGCGCCGCGCTGGCGCGCTTCGTGGCGCAGGAAGTGGCGCGCGACGGGCGTATCCCCCACTTCACCCGCGCCGCAGTTGACGCGCTCATCGCCGAAGCCGCCCGCCGTGCGCCGCCCGGACGCCTGACCCTGCGCCTGCGCGAACTGGGGGGCGTGGTGCGCGCCGCGGGCGACCAGGCGGTGCTCGACGGCGCGCCACACGTTGAAGCCCACCATGTCGAACGGGCGTTGCAGGTCTTGCACCAGACGACGCATCCCGAACATCCCATCAAACCAGGAGAGAAGGAGCCGACATGCCAACCGTCTTGTTGA
- a CDS encoding CbtB domain-containing protein yields MYTHETHTQHEQSHLWEHAFVQMALVLIVVGVVLWAVLFTNYPPLHDAFHELRHALYVVPCH; encoded by the coding sequence ATGTACACGCACGAAACCCACACCCAGCACGAACAGAGCCACCTTTGGGAACACGCCTTCGTCCAAATGGCGCTGGTGCTGATTGTCGTCGGCGTCGTGCTGTGGGCGGTGCTTTTCACCAACTACCCACCCCTGCATGACGCCTTCCACGAACTGCGCCATGCGCTCTACGTCGTCCCATGCCACTAA
- a CDS encoding putative cobaltochelatase: MNQPRYPFTAIVGQDQLKTALLLNAVNPAIGGVLIRGHKGSAKSTAARALAALLPPIRTVVGCAFNCDPDAPCDACPTCRQPDRQVETRPAPFITLPLGATEDRVVGTLDIQRVLREREHAFQPGMLAAAHRGVLYIDEVNLLADHLVDLLLDAAAMGVNTVQREGFAITHPARFVLIGTMNPEEGDLRPQLLDRFGLMVDVVAPTDPAERAEVVRRRMAFERDPHAFAAAWRAEEDALRARILAARERLPHVHLDDDMLAFIARLCVEFEVEGVRADITLCKTACTLAAFDGRTHVTPDDVRTAAELVLPHRRRRQPFEQPHLDRQRLDDLMRDLTDTPPNAEGDAPEPSPDGDSPPADGVEEETFAPSPTATPHIQVVGAASPPRPHGRRAAATQSPRGRYVRAVRDPHATDIAFDATLRTALGRGDAHITIQRDDLHRKVREGRTGTLILFVVDASGSMAARRRMEAAKGAVLTLLGDAYRQRDDVALIAFRGPQAQVLLPPTHSVELAERALRTLPTGGRTPLAHALTLAGEMIARAHRTTPERPIVLVLITDGKANVPLDGRDPWHATLDAAAHLAAQPITAIVLDTEQGVVRHGRAAELAAALRGVHIPLEDVSAEQVVRVVQQTLK, translated from the coding sequence ATGAACCAACCACGTTACCCGTTTACCGCCATCGTCGGGCAAGACCAACTGAAAACCGCGCTCCTGCTCAACGCCGTCAACCCCGCCATCGGTGGCGTGCTCATCCGTGGGCACAAGGGGTCGGCGAAGAGCACCGCCGCGCGCGCCCTCGCGGCGCTTCTGCCGCCCATCCGCACGGTTGTGGGGTGCGCCTTCAACTGCGACCCCGACGCCCCTTGCGACGCATGCCCCACCTGCCGCCAACCCGACCGCCAGGTCGAAACGCGCCCTGCCCCTTTCATCACCCTGCCGTTGGGCGCGACCGAAGACCGCGTGGTGGGTACGCTCGACATCCAGCGCGTTTTGCGCGAGCGTGAACATGCCTTCCAGCCGGGCATGCTCGCCGCCGCGCACCGCGGCGTGCTCTACATTGACGAGGTCAACCTGCTCGCCGACCACCTGGTTGACCTCTTGCTCGACGCCGCCGCGATGGGCGTCAACACGGTGCAGCGCGAAGGCTTTGCCATCACCCACCCCGCGCGTTTCGTGCTCATCGGCACGATGAACCCCGAAGAAGGCGACCTGCGCCCCCAATTGCTCGACCGCTTCGGGTTGATGGTGGACGTGGTCGCGCCGACCGACCCCGCCGAACGCGCCGAGGTGGTGCGGCGGCGCATGGCGTTTGAACGCGACCCACACGCCTTTGCCGCCGCCTGGCGCGCCGAAGAAGACGCCTTGCGCGCGCGCATTCTTGCCGCGCGCGAACGCTTGCCGCACGTCCACCTTGACGATGACATGCTCGCCTTCATCGCGCGGCTCTGCGTGGAGTTTGAAGTCGAAGGCGTGCGCGCCGACATCACTCTCTGCAAAACCGCCTGCACGCTCGCGGCGTTTGACGGGCGCACCCACGTCACCCCCGACGACGTGCGCACCGCCGCCGAACTCGTCTTGCCCCACCGCCGCCGCCGGCAACCCTTTGAACAGCCCCATCTCGACCGCCAGCGGCTGGACGACCTCATGCGCGACCTGACCGACACGCCCCCCAACGCCGAGGGCGACGCGCCTGAGCCGTCGCCCGACGGCGATTCCCCCCCGGCGGACGGCGTCGAAGAAGAAACCTTCGCACCGTCGCCGACGGCAACACCTCACATCCAGGTTGTGGGGGCGGCTTCTCCCCCCCGCCCCCACGGCCGCCGCGCCGCCGCCACCCAAAGCCCCCGCGGGCGCTACGTGCGCGCCGTGCGCGACCCCCACGCTACCGACATCGCCTTCGACGCCACCCTGCGCACCGCCCTGGGGCGCGGCGACGCCCACATCACCATCCAGCGCGACGACCTGCACCGCAAAGTGCGCGAAGGGCGCACGGGCACGCTCATTCTCTTCGTGGTGGACGCCTCAGGCTCCATGGCTGCCCGTCGGCGCATGGAAGCCGCCAAAGGCGCCGTGCTCACGCTCTTGGGCGACGCCTACCGCCAGCGTGACGACGTGGCGCTTATCGCCTTTCGTGGACCACAGGCGCAGGTGCTTTTGCCCCCCACCCACAGCGTCGAACTGGCGGAACGCGCCTTGCGCACATTGCCCACCGGCGGGCGCACCCCGTTGGCGCACGCTCTCACGCTCGCCGGCGAGATGATTGCGCGCGCCCACCGCACCACACCCGAACGCCCCATCGTGCTGGTGCTCATTACCGACGGCAAAGCCAACGTGCCGCTGGACGGGCGCGACCCCTGGCACGCCACGCTGGACGCCGCCGCCCACCTCGCCGCCCAGCCCATCACCGCCATCGTGCTCGACACCGAGCAAGGCGTTGTGCGCCATGGGCGCGCCGCCGAACTCGCCGCCGCCTTGCGCGGCGTCCACATCCCGCTGGAAGACGTTTCGGCGGAGCAGGTTGTGCGCGTGGTTCAGCAAACCCTGAAATGA